The genome window AGGGTCAGGGCGCCAATGCTGCCCACCAGCAGGCCCAGCACCTTGTTGGATTGCTGCTGGTGGGTGCTCGGCAGGCGCCACAGGGCCAGGCCCAGCGCCCAGTGGTTCCAGACCATCGCCAGGACGCCTGGAATCAGCGCCATTTCAAGCCTGCGGGTGGTGACGGCCAGGACGAGCCCCAGCACCAGGCAGAACGCGTGGCCTTTCCAGCCGGGGCCATGCAGGGGGTCTTCGGAGGCCACCTCACTGGCGCAGCGAAAGACCAGGAAGGCGCCCAGCTGGTACAGGCCAACCAGTGGGATCAAGACCACCAGATGGTGCGAACTGCCGACGCTGGAGACGAGCAGCACGAAGATCAGCAGGAAGACCGCGTAGCTCCAGGTCCAGCTCTGGAAGAAGGGTTCCCGATAGATGCGGGCGATCGAGAAGGAGAAGATCAGGGGAATCAGGAATCCCAGCAGGTTCGTCAGCTTGCCCAGCGTGATCGCTTCGATGAACACCGTTGCTCCATTCCTCTCGCCGCACCCGGCCTGGCTGCTCAAACCAACCGTCTGAGGGCGATTTCGTTCCCCACATACCCGGCCCGAACCCCTTGTTGGTGCGCCGTCGTCGGCGCGACGGGTCGGGACCTCGCTGGCCGCTCGTTGTTGCTTGCGGCAACCATGGGCGTTTCATGCCAGAGGCCGGTTTGCGCGGGGGGGGGGGTACAAGTTGCCTGTTGACCAAATTGTGAGAAAGGTCGTTTCTCTGTCAAGTGGGAGGGTTGTGACGTGCGCAAGGCCGCCGACTATCTCGATGCGTGTGATCGCAGCCTGGGGCAAGCCGCTCAGCGGGGTTTGATGTACCGCACGGCCGAAGACCAGGCCTGCGATGGCCGTCTGATCACCCTCGACGGCGAGCCCTTGCTCCAGTTCGCCTCAGGCAGCTACCTGGGCCTGGAAATGGACCCGCGCCTGAAGGCCGGGGCGATCGATGCCATCCAGCGCTATGGCACCCAGTTTCCCTCGTCGCGCGCCTTCGTCTCGGCCCCGCTGTATGCCGAGTTGGAGGAGCGCCTCGGGGCGATTTTCGGCACGCCCACCTTGGCCACGGCCAGCTCGACGCTGGCGCACCTGGCGGCCATTCCGGTGCTGGTCAATGAGGACGATGCGGTGCTGATCGATCAGCAGGTTCACGCCACCGTTCAGTCGGCCCTGAACCATGTGCGCGTGCACGGCGTGCCGGTCGAGGTGCTGCGCCACAATCGACTCGATTTGCTGGAGGCGCGAGTGCTGGAGCTGTCGCGGCGCTACCGACGGGTCTGGTACATGGCCGACGGCGTGTACAGCATGTTCGGCGACGTCGCCCCGATGCCGCCGCTGATGGATATGCTCGAGCGCCACCCTGCCCTGCACTTCTATCTGGACGATGCCCACGGGATGAGCTGGACCGGGCAACGCGGCCGTGGGCACGTCCTGGAAGCCTTGCCGGCGCATCCGCGCCTGTATGTGGCGACCTCGCTGGCCAAGAGCTTCTCGTCGGGGGGCGGGGCGCTGATCATTCCCGACGCCGAATTGCGCCGCAAGATCCGCACCGTCGGTCCCTCGCTGATCTTCTCCGGGCCCCTGCAACCCGCCAATCTGGGGGCGGCGATCGCCTCGGCCGAGATTCACCTGTCCGAGGAAATCGCCGGCCTGCAGGCGGACCTGCGCACCCGCCTGGAACATTGCAACGCGCGCTGTCTGGCGCTCGGGTTGCCGCTGCTCTCGACCGACCTGGTGCCGATTCGCTTCATCGCCACGGGACTGCCGCGCGCCAGCTATGAACTGGTCGAACGGCTGAAGCGGGACGGCTTCTATGGCAACACGGCGGTCTTTCCCGCCGTGCCGATGCAGCGGGCGGGGCTGCGCTTCACGATCACCTGTCACCAGCAGCTGGCGGATATCGACGCCTTCCTCGCGGCGGTGGCGCGCCACCTGCCCGAGGTGCTGGAAGCCGAGGGCAGCAGCCTGGAGGAGGTGTTCGAGACCTTCGAGATTCCGACGAAACGGGCGATCGCCGCGGCGGATGTGCCTCCCGTGCGGGAATCGCTCGGGGGCACAGGGGGAGCTGGGGGGGCCTTTCGGGTGGCGCCCGAGAACCTGCGGGTGCGGCACGTGCGGACGATTGGGGAAGTGGATGCGGCCGTGTGGGATGCTTGCTTCGGGCGCCGGGGCAGCTTCAGCCACGAAGGCCTGCGCTGCCTGGAAGCCATTTTTGCCGAAGCCGCCCGTCCGGAGCATCGCTGGAACTTTCACTACCTCTGGGTCGAGGACGCGGAGGGCCGGATCGTGGCCGCCAGTTTCTTCACCGATGCGCTCTGGAAGGACGACATGTTGGCGCCCGCGCCCGTCTCGCGTGAGGCGGAGGCGCTGCGACGGACCGATCCGCTGGCCCTGTCTTCGCGTTATTTCGCCATGGGCAGCCTGCTGACCGAGGGAGAGCACCTCTACCTCGACCGGCAGCGCGACTGGCGGGCCGCCCTGCAACTGCTGCTGCGGGAGGCCGCTCGCCTGCAGCGCGCGAGCGAGGCCGATCACCTGGTGGTGCGCGACGTGCCCGATGCCGATCACGAATTGTCGGACTGGCTGTCAGCTGCCGGTTTCGTGCGCTTTGCCATGCCGGAGGTGCTGGTCCAGACGCTGGATTGGCAGGACGAGGCGGCGTGGCTGGCGAGCCTGTCCAAGAAGGCCCGCCGGCATGTCCGCAAGGAGGTGCTGGGGTGGCGATCGCTCTATGAGGCCCGGGTGTATGGCCAGACCGCTGAGGCGCCCGGGGCGGCGCGC of Candidatus Sericytochromatia bacterium contains these proteins:
- a CDS encoding aminotransferase class I/II-fold pyridoxal phosphate-dependent enzyme, coding for MRKAADYLDACDRSLGQAAQRGLMYRTAEDQACDGRLITLDGEPLLQFASGSYLGLEMDPRLKAGAIDAIQRYGTQFPSSRAFVSAPLYAELEERLGAIFGTPTLATASSTLAHLAAIPVLVNEDDAVLIDQQVHATVQSALNHVRVHGVPVEVLRHNRLDLLEARVLELSRRYRRVWYMADGVYSMFGDVAPMPPLMDMLERHPALHFYLDDAHGMSWTGQRGRGHVLEALPAHPRLYVATSLAKSFSSGGGALIIPDAELRRKIRTVGPSLIFSGPLQPANLGAAIASAEIHLSEEIAGLQADLRTRLEHCNARCLALGLPLLSTDLVPIRFIATGLPRASYELVERLKRDGFYGNTAVFPAVPMQRAGLRFTITCHQQLADIDAFLAAVARHLPEVLEAEGSSLEEVFETFEIPTKRAIAAADVPPVRESLGGTGGAGGAFRVAPENLRVRHVRTIGEVDAAVWDACFGRRGSFSHEGLRCLEAIFAEAARPEHRWNFHYLWVEDAEGRIVAASFFTDALWKDDMLAPAPVSREAEALRRTDPLALSSRYFAMGSLLTEGEHLYLDRQRDWRAALQLLLREAARLQRASEADHLVVRDVPDADHELSDWLSAAGFVRFAMPEVLVQTLDWQDEAAWLASLSKKARRHVRKEVLGWRSLYEARVYGQTAEAPGAARLAHCHALYRQLQQRQLEINTFELPDTTLPTLLASPAWELVTLRKRPSPEQPDPPEIGMFVSFIGPEAYVPVFAGLDDAHVGREGLYRQVLWQIIQRARHHGARQIRYGIGATLEKRRVGAQVQHVSLWLQSRDLYAMERVGHMMRDVRPGAV